A single region of the Thermococcus paralvinellae genome encodes:
- a CDS encoding ATPase domain-containing protein, with product MKTGIEFFDENIIKEGFPDGSLILIAGEPGTGKTIFTSTIVYNGLEKFGEKGMYISLSETKEDFYSEMKRLGMDFEKYEKSGLFRFVDLVTVTPEAIDKEIELIMKEILSFQPKRIVIDSISALTQLLGVERTRIFLHTTLSRFIKSFNAVAFLIAEKPLGKESIGYGVEEFVVDGVIMLKYISLGEVRRRVMEIPKMRKRSIEKSQYEYVITDRGIEFLAIPDLIRDEEDAPEEKVSTGIKELDAILDGGVYRGSITLIVGMTGTGKTTFGLHFAIANALQGRKAIYISFEEPVGQLKRAAKRYGMPIDEVLDKTLKMFSWVPEAKSPVYTFFKIREIIDEYEPEVLIIDSLTSLREHMNEIELEKMLRYLGLAIKQHKIATYITLNAETDFETVPFTKASTLSDNILGLKYVVKNDIIERRLAVIKARGSNHSRKIHKYEITDKGVRIYE from the coding sequence ATGAAAACGGGAATTGAATTCTTCGATGAAAATATCATCAAAGAAGGCTTTCCAGATGGTTCCTTAATTCTAATTGCTGGAGAACCAGGTACTGGAAAGACTATTTTTACATCAACAATAGTCTATAATGGACTTGAAAAGTTTGGAGAGAAAGGTATGTATATCTCGCTTTCAGAGACAAAAGAAGATTTCTACAGTGAGATGAAGAGACTCGGCATGGATTTTGAAAAATATGAAAAAAGTGGACTCTTTAGGTTTGTAGATTTAGTTACTGTAACTCCCGAGGCCATTGACAAGGAAATTGAACTCATCATGAAAGAAATTTTAAGCTTCCAACCAAAGCGCATTGTCATAGACTCAATTAGTGCACTCACCCAGCTCCTAGGGGTAGAAAGAACAAGAATCTTTCTCCACACGACACTATCTCGTTTCATAAAATCGTTTAATGCTGTTGCATTTTTGATAGCTGAAAAACCTCTAGGAAAAGAGAGCATAGGATATGGCGTAGAAGAGTTTGTTGTCGATGGTGTTATAATGCTTAAGTACATAAGCCTCGGAGAAGTCAGGAGGAGAGTAATGGAAATTCCAAAAATGAGAAAAAGAAGCATTGAAAAATCCCAATACGAGTATGTAATAACAGACAGAGGAATAGAGTTCTTAGCTATTCCCGATCTTATCAGGGATGAAGAAGATGCACCAGAGGAAAAGGTGAGTACAGGAATAAAAGAACTTGATGCGATTTTAGACGGTGGAGTTTACAGAGGTTCAATAACATTAATTGTTGGAATGACGGGAACTGGAAAAACTACTTTTGGCTTACATTTTGCAATAGCAAATGCCCTCCAGGGAAGAAAAGCAATATACATTTCTTTTGAAGAACCTGTAGGTCAGCTGAAGAGAGCAGCAAAGAGATATGGAATGCCCATTGATGAAGTTCTGGATAAAACATTAAAGATGTTCAGTTGGGTTCCAGAAGCAAAGAGTCCAGTTTACACATTCTTCAAGATTAGAGAAATCATCGACGAGTATGAACCTGAAGTTCTCATAATTGACAGCTTGACTTCGCTTCGAGAACATATGAATGAAATCGAGCTCGAAAAGATGCTTAGGTATTTGGGTCTTGCAATAAAACAGCACAAAATAGCTACCTACATCACGCTTAATGCAGAAACAGACTTTGAAACAGTTCCATTCACTAAGGCAAGCACGCTCTCAGACAATATTCTTGGATTGAAATATGTTGTGAAAAACGATATTATAGAAAGACGTTTGGCAGTTATTAAAGCCAGAGGCTCCAATCATTCTAGGAAGATACACAAATATGAGATAACTGATAAGGGGGTGAGGATTTATGAGTAA